From a single Micromonospora sp. WMMD1102 genomic region:
- a CDS encoding aldehyde dehydrogenase family protein: MESVPFLLAGRPAQGADPLVVRHPYDGREVGRTSFADPEQVEAAVAAAAAVADRAASLPAHVRAGALDHVSRRLGERAEEIARLVTAESGKPVRWARAEVDRAVATFRWAAEEARRWSGEVQRLDTEPTGEGRLALVGRLPRGPVLGITPFNFPVNLVAHKVAPALAVGAPIVVKPAPATPLTALLLGELLAEVTEPDGPGTGLPAGLVSVLPLPNDRTGDLVRDPRLPVVSFTGSGPVGTAIRRSVPEKHVTLELGGNAAALVCADWAGTDDLDHAARRIATFGNYQAGQSCIAVQRVFVHEWLLDAFLPRLVAAVAGLATGDPADEATEVGPLVDEAAARRVESWVDEAVAAGAAVELGGRRDGASYAPTVLTGVPPGCRVNTEEVFGPVLVVAPVPDDAAGFAAVNDSTYGLQAGIFTHRLETAFAAYRALRVGGVIVGDVPSYRADQMPYGGTKGSGVGREGVRSAMQDYTESRVLVLSGIEW; encoded by the coding sequence GGTGGCGGACCGGGCCGCCTCGCTGCCCGCGCACGTCCGGGCCGGCGCCCTCGACCACGTCTCCCGGCGGCTCGGCGAGCGGGCCGAGGAGATCGCCCGGCTGGTCACCGCCGAAAGCGGCAAGCCGGTCAGGTGGGCCAGGGCCGAGGTGGACCGCGCGGTAGCCACCTTCCGGTGGGCCGCCGAGGAGGCCCGGCGCTGGTCCGGCGAGGTGCAGCGACTGGACACCGAACCGACCGGCGAGGGCCGGCTCGCCCTGGTGGGCCGACTGCCCCGGGGCCCGGTGCTCGGCATCACCCCGTTCAACTTTCCGGTCAACCTGGTGGCGCACAAGGTCGCCCCGGCACTCGCGGTCGGGGCGCCGATCGTCGTCAAGCCAGCCCCGGCCACCCCGCTGACCGCGCTGCTCCTCGGCGAGCTGCTGGCCGAGGTGACCGAGCCGGACGGCCCCGGCACCGGGCTGCCGGCCGGGCTGGTCTCGGTGCTCCCGCTACCGAACGACCGGACCGGCGACCTGGTCCGCGACCCCCGGCTGCCGGTGGTCTCGTTCACCGGTTCCGGGCCGGTCGGCACCGCGATCCGGCGCTCGGTCCCGGAGAAGCACGTGACCCTCGAACTGGGCGGCAACGCCGCCGCGCTGGTCTGCGCGGACTGGGCCGGCACCGACGACCTCGACCACGCCGCGCGCCGGATCGCCACCTTCGGCAACTACCAGGCCGGGCAGAGCTGCATCGCGGTGCAGCGGGTCTTCGTGCACGAGTGGCTGCTCGACGCCTTCCTGCCCCGGCTGGTCGCGGCGGTCGCCGGGCTGGCCACCGGGGACCCGGCGGACGAGGCGACCGAGGTCGGGCCACTTGTCGACGAGGCCGCCGCCCGCCGGGTGGAGAGCTGGGTGGACGAGGCCGTCGCGGCCGGCGCCGCCGTCGAACTGGGCGGTAGGCGGGACGGCGCCAGCTACGCCCCGACCGTGCTGACCGGGGTGCCGCCGGGCTGCCGGGTGAACACCGAGGAGGTCTTCGGGCCGGTCCTGGTGGTGGCGCCGGTGCCGGACGACGCGGCCGGGTTCGCCGCCGTCAACGACTCGACGTACGGGTTGCAGGCCGGGATCTTCACACATCGCCTGGAGACGGCGTTCGCGGCGTACCGGGCGCTGCGGGTCGGTGGGGTGATCGTCGGTGACGTGCCGTCGTACCGGGCCGACCAGATGCCGTACGGCGGGACGAAGGGCAGTGGCGTCGGCCGGGAGGGGGTACGCAGCGCGATGCAGGACTACACCGAGTCCCGGGTGCTGGTGCTGAGCGGGATCGAGTGGTGA